In the Helicobacter typhlonius genome, one interval contains:
- a CDS encoding Na+/H+ antiporter NhaC family protein, which yields MVVLTRRVVLSLFLSICLGGLMLYGFNPQALYFIFNAIVSVFYDNGVNLDSLYIFVFLIILGVITQLILYSGAISVFVKWAKRHIRSARGSEFVAFVAGLVIFIDDYFNALSVGQIARPLNDSYNSSRERLAYIIDSTSAPICILIPLSSWGAYNIGLLSKQNIDEPFMMLLQSIPNNFYAFFALFAVSLTIFWRVNLPVMRNNINVDIQDLQTNAPSHISNVAIFFLIVPILALIVGICFMIFYSGYKASGEGDLIAMLAHTDTPFSLFCGGMFALIITLLLTLRTIESKHYLAIFWYGVKSMFGAILILTLAWAIGPVIKNHIQTGIYLASVAKDFVSAEYLIFMPVFLFFISAFIAFCTGTSWGTFAIMLPIGMEIALQSGGSDVFLAISAILSGAVYGDHTSPISDTTILSSVGAGCSVQSHFITQFPYATITALCAALSFIVVSYFQSTILAFIVGSVALVGVFYVLKLCYGGDLESKKLEIAKSVM from the coding sequence ATGGTAGTGCTTACAAGGCGCGTAGTGTTGTCACTTTTTTTAAGTATTTGCTTGGGTGGATTAATGCTCTATGGGTTTAACCCTCAAGCATTGTATTTTATCTTTAATGCCATAGTAAGTGTATTTTATGACAATGGTGTGAATCTAGACAGCCTTTATATTTTTGTATTTTTAATCATACTTGGCGTGATTACGCAACTTATTTTGTATAGTGGGGCGATTAGTGTATTTGTCAAATGGGCAAAAAGACATATCCGCTCTGCTAGAGGCTCGGAATTTGTGGCGTTTGTGGCTGGATTGGTGATTTTTATTGATGATTATTTCAATGCCTTAAGCGTAGGGCAAATTGCGCGCCCGCTGAATGATAGCTATAATTCAAGTCGTGAGCGTTTGGCTTATATTATTGATTCTACTTCTGCGCCTATTTGTATCCTCATCCCTCTTTCGAGTTGGGGTGCGTATAATATCGGGCTTTTGTCAAAGCAAAATATTGATGAACCTTTTATGATGCTTTTGCAAAGCATACCTAATAATTTCTACGCTTTTTTTGCGCTTTTTGCTGTGAGTTTGACTATTTTTTGGCGTGTCAATCTCCCTGTAATGCGCAATAATATCAATGTGGATATACAAGATTTGCAGACAAATGCCCCCAGCCACATTTCTAATGTAGCGATATTTTTTCTCATTGTGCCTATCCTTGCACTTATTGTTGGTATTTGCTTTATGATTTTTTATAGCGGATATAAGGCGAGTGGCGAGGGTGATTTGATTGCGATGTTGGCTCACACAGATACGCCTTTTTCGCTTTTCTGTGGTGGAATGTTTGCGCTTATCATTACTTTGCTCCTTACCCTTAGAACGATAGAATCTAAACATTATCTGGCAATTTTTTGGTATGGGGTAAAAAGTATGTTTGGTGCGATTTTAATCCTCACTCTTGCGTGGGCGATTGGTCCTGTGATTAAGAATCATATACAAACAGGCATTTATCTTGCGAGTGTGGCAAAGGATTTTGTAAGTGCTGAATATTTGATTTTTATGCCTGTATTTTTATTTTTCATCTCGGCATTTATCGCATTTTGCACAGGCACGAGTTGGGGGACATTTGCTATTATGTTGCCTATTGGTATGGAGATTGCACTACAAAGTGGCGGAAGTGATGTGTTTTTGGCAATATCTGCGATTTTATCTGGCGCAGTTTATGGCGACCATACTTCGCCTATTTCGGATACGACTATTCTCTCATCTGTCGGTGCTGGCTGCTCTGTGCAAAGTCACTTCATCACGCAGTTTCCATATGCGACAATCACCGCATTATGTGCGGCTCTAAGTTTTATCGTGGTTTCGTATTTTCAAAGCACAATTTTAGCCTTTATCGTAGGGTCGGTAGCCCTTGTTGGCGTATTTTATGTATTAAAGCTATGTTATGGAGGGGATTTAGAATCTAAAAAATTAGAGATTGCAAAAAGTGTGATGTAA
- a CDS encoding F0F1 ATP synthase subunit C, with protein sequence MKFLALLCLGMVGFAFGSDVSGMGIDMIKSYSVAGAVIGLGIAALGGAIGMGHAAAATISGTARNPGISGKLLGTMFIALALIEAQVIYTLVLALIALYANPFLS encoded by the coding sequence ATGAAATTTCTAGCTCTTTTGTGTTTAGGTATGGTAGGTTTTGCTTTTGGATCAGATGTAAGCGGTATGGGTATTGATATGATTAAATCATATTCAGTTGCTGGTGCTGTGATTGGTCTTGGTATTGCTGCACTTGGTGGTGCTATCGGTATGGGACACGCTGCTGCTGCGACAATTTCAGGAACTGCGAGAAACCCCGGTATTAGCGGTAAATTGCTAGGAACAATGTTTATTGCTTTGGCGTTGATTGAAGCACAAGTAATTTATACATTGGTTTTGGCTCTTATTGCTCTTTACGCAAATCCTTTCCTTTCTTAA
- a CDS encoding polyribonucleotide nucleotidyltransferase produces MRHIEINLENLHERYSLEYVAKAANGAILYQNGGSVLLASVCTQEDEELSEDFVPLSVQYIEKSYAKGKFPAGFIKREGKPSEFEILTSRLIDRTLRPLFPKGYGYNTSITILVLSYDGKSDLALNALNAAAAALYISNLPLESLRENAVSGVRIGRINGAFVINPNTEEIKQSECDIFISGRGDELLMIEMKSLRTNDCANELSEEEFLSAIELAKNYISKATKIYHQQFAPYKKPPLHLEISQKVLDSELQERICREYRAQMSHAIDFMAKSESLRHINALIAQVAKDCALEQSEAQKYVLSFKRQYVREMILDLAKRADGRGLCDVRPISIETNILPFAHGSVLFTRGQTQALVSATIGIENDAQSYERLGSKVSLKKHFLFHYNFPPFSVGEAGIIGSVGRRELGHGNLARNALHSSVQESKKTIRLVSEILESNGSSSMASVCGGSLALCACGIGVDSLIAGVAMGLVSEGEKYAVLTDISGLEDHDGDMDFKVAGGYKGITAMQMDIKLGGITQEILKKALLQAKDARIHILNIMESARAQIVLNDAVLPKSESFMIPPHKIVEVIGAGGRVIKDIIERFGVNIDLVRDSGMVSLNADNAESVQKAKTFIMEIVGNSEKIDWGSYEVGERFIGKIKKIADFGVFIELPRGGDGLVHISKITQDRGQKLSDILQDVSELECEILSQNKNKVELGLVKS; encoded by the coding sequence ATGAGACATATTGAGATTAACTTAGAGAATCTGCACGAGCGATACAGCCTTGAATATGTGGCAAAGGCAGCAAATGGGGCGATTCTTTACCAAAATGGCGGCAGTGTGCTACTTGCGAGTGTTTGCACACAAGAAGATGAGGAGCTAAGCGAAGACTTTGTGCCTTTAAGTGTGCAGTATATCGAAAAGTCCTATGCAAAGGGCAAGTTTCCCGCAGGATTCATTAAGCGCGAGGGTAAGCCTAGCGAGTTTGAGATTCTCACTTCAAGGCTTATTGATCGCACATTGCGTCCGCTTTTCCCAAAGGGCTATGGATACAATACTTCTATTACAATTTTAGTTTTAAGCTATGATGGTAAGAGTGATTTAGCTCTCAATGCCCTAAATGCCGCAGCAGCAGCCTTATATATTTCAAATTTGCCCTTAGAATCTTTGCGTGAAAATGCAGTCTCTGGGGTGCGAATAGGGCGTATAAATGGGGCATTTGTGATAAATCCTAATACAGAGGAGATAAAGCAAAGCGAGTGTGATATTTTTATTTCTGGGCGCGGAGATGAGCTTTTGATGATTGAGATGAAGTCTCTACGCACCAATGATTGCGCCAATGAGCTAAGTGAGGAAGAATTTTTATCCGCCATAGAGTTAGCCAAAAACTATATTTCAAAAGCGACAAAGATTTATCATCAGCAGTTTGCGCCATATAAAAAGCCACCGCTTCATTTAGAAATATCACAAAAAGTATTAGACAGCGAGTTGCAGGAGCGCATTTGTAGGGAGTATAGAGCGCAGATGAGCCACGCCATAGATTTTATGGCAAAGTCCGAATCTTTGAGGCATATTAACGCACTTATAGCGCAAGTTGCTAAAGATTGCGCATTAGAGCAGAGTGAGGCGCAAAAATATGTCCTTAGTTTCAAGCGGCAGTATGTGCGTGAGATGATTTTGGATTTGGCAAAAAGGGCTGATGGCAGAGGGCTTTGCGATGTGCGTCCTATCAGCATAGAGACAAATATTTTGCCTTTTGCGCACGGGAGTGTGCTTTTTACACGCGGACAGACTCAAGCTTTAGTGAGTGCGACTATTGGTATAGAGAATGACGCACAAAGCTATGAGAGGCTAGGCAGTAAGGTAAGCCTCAAAAAGCATTTTTTATTTCATTATAATTTTCCGCCCTTTAGTGTGGGTGAGGCTGGTATCATAGGGTCTGTTGGGCGCAGAGAGCTAGGGCACGGGAATCTAGCAAGAAATGCCTTGCATTCGAGTGTGCAAGAGAGTAAAAAAACCATTCGTTTAGTTTCGGAGATTTTAGAATCTAATGGTTCAAGCTCAATGGCGAGTGTATGTGGGGGGAGCTTGGCTCTGTGTGCCTGTGGAATTGGTGTAGATTCACTCATCGCCGGTGTGGCTATGGGGCTTGTGAGTGAGGGAGAAAAATATGCTGTGCTTACAGATATTAGCGGGTTAGAGGACCACGATGGAGATATGGACTTTAAGGTCGCTGGTGGATACAAGGGCATAACGGCTATGCAAATGGATATTAAGCTTGGTGGGATTACACAGGAGATTCTCAAAAAGGCGTTGTTACAGGCTAAAGATGCACGCATACATATTCTTAATATTATGGAATCTGCACGAGCGCAGATTGTGCTAAATGATGCAGTATTGCCAAAGAGTGAAAGTTTTATGATTCCACCGCATAAGATTGTTGAAGTTATCGGTGCAGGAGGGAGGGTGATAAAGGATATTATCGAGCGTTTTGGAGTAAATATTGATTTAGTGCGTGATAGTGGTATGGTAAGCCTCAATGCTGATAATGCTGAAAGTGTGCAGAAGGCAAAGACATTTATTATGGAAATTGTGGGGAATAGTGAGAAAATAGATTGGGGGAGTTATGAAGTGGGTGAGCGATTTATTGGGAAAATTAAAAAAATCGCAGATTTTGGGGTATTTATAGAGTTGCCACGCGGTGGTGATGGACTCGTGCATATTAGTAAAATCACACAGGATAGAGGGCAAAAATTGAGTGATATATTACAAGATGTGAGCGAATTAGAGTGCGAGATTCTTTCACAAAATAAAAATAAGGTCGAGTTAGGACTTGTTAAAAGTTAA
- a CDS encoding phosphoribosyltransferase family protein, with protein MQHIVFEKNEDVVQAVFDVINLKDLPLQNTILLVIGRDGIECAYELAQKIKIPMEFLFTRIIPAPNNPECPIAVVSETMEIIINEDLVNAFEISLDYIYGEAKRQYEEAILQNRYQLRHGRELVSLKNKDVLLFDMGVETGFRMSVAIKTCMNMNVKSLTAIAPIMPKDIYETLGEICDEVCCPYPIEYYVSMAHHFPKLVPLTDEAFEDILNKSTTKDSK; from the coding sequence TTGCAGCACATTGTATTTGAAAAAAATGAAGATGTGGTTCAGGCGGTTTTTGATGTGATAAACCTTAAGGACTTGCCACTGCAAAATACGATATTGCTCGTTATTGGGCGAGATGGCATAGAGTGCGCATATGAACTTGCTCAAAAGATTAAGATTCCAATGGAATTTCTTTTTACGCGTATTATTCCCGCACCAAACAATCCAGAGTGCCCTATTGCGGTGGTAAGTGAAACTATGGAGATTATCATTAATGAAGATTTAGTAAATGCCTTTGAAATAAGCCTAGATTATATTTATGGCGAAGCAAAGCGTCAATATGAGGAGGCAATATTGCAAAATCGCTATCAGTTGCGTCACGGCAGGGAGCTTGTCTCGCTCAAAAACAAAGATGTTTTACTTTTTGATATGGGTGTGGAGACGGGATTTCGTATGAGTGTAGCGATAAAAACTTGTATGAATATGAATGTAAAAAGCCTGACTGCCATAGCACCCATTATGCCAAAGGATATTTATGAAACTTTAGGCGAGATTTGCGATGAGGTGTGCTGTCCCTATCCTATTGAATATTATGTTTCTATGGCGCATCATTTTCCAAAGCTTGTGCCACTTACAGATGAGGCATTTGAGGATATACTGAATAAAAGCACGACAAAGGATAGCAAATGA
- a CDS encoding LPS-assembly protein LptD yields the protein MKRYFFLICALCALLYGQQNTNIFDLSADDVKARNDEVIAEGNAFLLYNDVYMVANKIIYNKQSKEAHLQGGVKIYQGDVLYLDVEEASVNMQDKQAKLSHLYLQSTMGIWLMSKQGSGREGVYSFKRGVISGCDITYPLWHLNVSSGTYNSQKEYMSVWNPRFYVGAVPVFYLPYFVAPTGNVRKSGLLAPETSFSNKQGFMYMQPLFIAPFNRWDITLSPQIRTNRGYGGQFEFAFADRDNKTALLQMRYFQNTDDYMRENNLKNQYIYGGTFSYITDHIFTRGDDAKDGFYADITYMNDIEYMRLKSLNAAFNTRLYESRINYFVNGNKNYFGTYFKYYLDLSKFSNQDTFQVLPHMQYHHYTDSLFFENLLYTFDLQSKYVTRYNGYGYFQNTISLPIGVAVPLFNNYISLGASFDMYATSVLLQNAQGLVDARNETLKNRINYSVGSYNISLNSDLARPYKHLFHSVHLEAIFSGALYKYTSRAVSDERYEAYNALLEQGIDSSLLALYWNPSDIVDVIKNKHKVDLRLSQYFYGKNGKELFYWRMYQRLFMQDSFLTKNQVLQNELGFSPIDGLNLSASTFFSYSLERVSEASVNASFNKWGLDSNLTYYFKLDPMYLSSGLYSTGNTGFARGRVGYDFGLFRLDANVGYDVGVGYLKDWYVTISKDIRCFGVGFKLAQDVRPTLTANNDITPITNQYVKVEFRFVPLANTGLSYRFKE from the coding sequence TCTATGGGCAGCAAAATACTAATATTTTTGATTTATCCGCAGATGATGTAAAAGCACGTAATGATGAGGTAATCGCAGAGGGAAATGCGTTTTTGCTCTATAATGATGTGTATATGGTGGCGAATAAAATCATATATAACAAGCAGAGTAAAGAGGCGCACCTGCAAGGTGGCGTGAAGATTTATCAAGGTGATGTGCTATATCTTGATGTAGAGGAAGCAAGTGTAAATATGCAGGATAAGCAGGCGAAGCTCTCACATTTATATTTGCAAAGCACGATGGGAATTTGGCTAATGTCAAAGCAGGGTAGTGGGCGCGAGGGCGTTTATAGTTTTAAGCGCGGGGTGATTTCGGGCTGTGATATTACCTACCCGCTGTGGCATTTGAATGTTAGCTCTGGCACCTATAATTCACAGAAAGAATATATGAGCGTATGGAATCCGCGCTTTTATGTAGGTGCGGTGCCGGTATTTTACCTGCCTTATTTTGTTGCACCTACGGGCAATGTGCGCAAAAGTGGCTTACTCGCACCCGAAACATCTTTTAGTAACAAACAGGGCTTTATGTATATGCAGCCTCTGTTTATTGCGCCTTTTAACCGCTGGGATATAACGCTCTCCCCACAAATCCGCACAAATCGTGGTTATGGCGGGCAGTTTGAATTTGCCTTTGCTGATAGGGATAATAAAACTGCACTTCTGCAAATGCGCTATTTTCAAAACACCGATGATTATATGCGAGAAAATAATCTCAAGAATCAATATATTTATGGGGGGACTTTCAGTTACATCACGGATCATATATTCACGCGTGGCGATGATGCAAAAGATGGATTTTATGCGGACATCACCTATATGAACGATATTGAATATATGCGCCTAAAAAGCCTCAATGCCGCGTTTAATACGCGTCTGTATGAATCTCGTATCAATTATTTTGTTAATGGCAACAAAAATTACTTCGGCACCTATTTTAAATATTATCTTGATCTCTCAAAATTCAGCAATCAGGATACTTTTCAGGTTTTGCCACATATGCAATATCATCATTATACAGATTCGCTTTTTTTTGAGAATCTCCTCTATACATTTGACTTGCAAAGCAAGTATGTTACGCGCTATAATGGATATGGGTATTTTCAAAATACTATTTCGCTCCCCATAGGCGTGGCTGTGCCACTTTTTAACAATTATATAAGTTTAGGTGCAAGTTTTGATATGTATGCAACTTCGGTTTTATTGCAAAATGCGCAAGGGTTGGTTGATGCGAGAAATGAGACACTAAAAAATCGCATTAACTATTCGGTGGGAAGCTACAATATTTCGTTAAACTCCGATTTGGCGCGTCCTTATAAGCATTTATTTCATTCTGTGCATTTAGAGGCGATTTTTAGTGGTGCATTGTATAAATACACTTCAAGGGCAGTTTCAGATGAGCGATATGAGGCATATAATGCACTATTAGAACAAGGCATAGATTCTTCACTTTTGGCATTATATTGGAATCCTAGTGATATAGTTGATGTGATAAAAAATAAGCATAAGGTTGATTTGCGGCTTTCGCAGTATTTTTATGGAAAAAATGGCAAGGAATTGTTTTATTGGCGTATGTATCAACGTCTCTTTATGCAAGATAGCTTTTTGACAAAAAATCAAGTATTGCAAAATGAGCTTGGATTCTCACCCATAGATGGGCTTAATTTAAGTGCTTCCACATTTTTTTCATACTCACTTGAACGCGTTAGCGAAGCTTCTGTGAATGCCTCGTTTAACAAATGGGGGTTGGATTCTAATCTTACTTATTATTTTAAGCTTGATCCTATGTATCTCTCATCAGGCTTATACTCTACCGGTAATACAGGCTTTGCTCGTGGGAGAGTAGGATATGATTTTGGGCTGTTTCGCCTTGATGCGAATGTGGGCTATGATGTTGGCGTAGGGTATTTAAAGGATTGGTATGTTACAATCTCCAAAGATATTCGGTGTTTTGGTGTGGGATTCAAACTTGCTCAAGATGTGCGCCCTACACTTACAGCTAATAACGACATTACGCCTATTACAAATCAGTATGTGAAGGTTGAGTTTCGTTTCGTGCCTTTGGCAAATACAGGTTTGAGTTATAGATTCAAAGAATAA